From Danio rerio strain Tuebingen ecotype United States chromosome 7, GRCz12tu, whole genome shotgun sequence, the proteins below share one genomic window:
- the pop7 gene encoding ribonuclease P protein subunit p20: MAEPRSPVSASVPHNPIVLAAPEGSTLEMDPIEFTLRKRLPRKLPKRRNDVYVNMKTDFKAQLARCQKLLDAHREICIHGLGLAINRAINIALQLQTSSQGALQLAANTSTVELIDDLEPEDPDEAGEHLTRTRNNSAIHIKVFYPNP, from the coding sequence ATGGCTGAGCCACGAAGCCCGGTGTCCGCTTCTGTGCCCCACAATCCAATAGTCCTGGCTGCCCCCGAGGGCTCGACCCTTGAGATGGACCCAATAGAGTTCACCCTCCGCAAGCGACTGCCTCGCAAACTGCCCAAACGGAGGAACGACGTCTATGTCAACATGAAGACTGACTTCAAGGCTCAGCTAGCGAGGTGTCAGAAACTTCTGGACGCTCACAGGGAAATCTGCATCCACGGCCTGGGACTGGCCATCAACCGGGCTATAAACATCGCTCTGCAGCTCCAGACGTCCAGCCAGGGCGCCCTGCAACTCGCCGCAAACACCTCCACGGTGGAGCTCATCGACGACCTGGAGCCTGAAGATCCGGACGAGGCCGGAGAGCATCTGACCCGTACCCGGAATAACTCGGCCATCCATATCAAGGTGTTTTACCCCAATCCGTAG
- the epoa gene encoding erythropoietin isoform S (isoform S is encoded by transcript variant 3) — protein sequence MVLEWTRPGLSSPLRPICDLRVLDHFIKEAWDAEAAMRTCKDDCSIATNVTVPLTRVDFEVWEAMNIEEQAQEVQSGLHMLNEAIGSLQISNQTEVLQSHIDASIRNIASIRQVLRSLSIPEYVPPTSSGEDKETQKISSISELFQVHVNFLRGKARLLLANAPVCRQGVS from the exons ATGGTGCTGGAGTGGACCCGTCCAGGCCTGTCCTCCCCATTACGCCCCATCTGTGACCTGCGCGTCCTCGACCATTTCATTAAGGAGGCATGGGATGCAGAGGCTGCTATG AGAACTTGTAAGGACGATTGCAGCATTGCAACGAACGTCACTGTTCCTCTGACCAGAGTCGATTTTGAAGTCTGGGAAGCGATGAAT ATAGAGGAGCAAGCTCAGGAGGTCCAGTCAGGCTTACACATGCTGAACGAGGCCATTGGCTCATTACAGATATCTAATCAGACTGAAGTGCTTCAGTCTCACATAGATGCCAGTATTAGAAACATCGCCAGCATCAGACAAGTGCTGCGAAGTCTCAGCATACCG GAATATGTACCTCCAACCAGTAGTGGAGAAGACAAGGAGACACAGAAAATATCCTCGATCTCAGAGCTGTTTCAGGTCCATGTCAACTTTCTTCGGGGAAAAGCGCGTCTGCTGCTCGCCAATGCACCTGTCTGTCGACAGGGTGTCAGCTGA
- the epoa gene encoding erythropoietin isoform L2 precursor (isoform L2 precursor is encoded by transcript variant 2) produces MFHGSGLFALLLMVLEWTRPGLSSPLRPICDLRVLDHFIKEAWDAEAAMRTCKDDCSIATNVTVPLTRVDFEVWEAMNIEEQAQEVQSGLHMLNEAIGSLQISNQTEVLQSHIDASIRNIASIRQVLRSLSIPEYVPPTSSGEDKETQKISSISELFQVHVNFLRGKARLLLANAPVCRQGVS; encoded by the exons GACTCTTTGCCTTACTGCTGATGGTGCTGGAGTGGACCCGTCCAGGCCTGTCCTCCCCATTACGCCCCATCTGTGACCTGCGCGTCCTCGACCATTTCATTAAGGAGGCATGGGATGCAGAGGCTGCTATG AGAACTTGTAAGGACGATTGCAGCATTGCAACGAACGTCACTGTTCCTCTGACCAGAGTCGATTTTGAAGTCTGGGAAGCGATGAAT ATAGAGGAGCAAGCTCAGGAGGTCCAGTCAGGCTTACACATGCTGAACGAGGCCATTGGCTCATTACAGATATCTAATCAGACTGAAGTGCTTCAGTCTCACATAGATGCCAGTATTAGAAACATCGCCAGCATCAGACAAGTGCTGCGAAGTCTCAGCATACCG GAATATGTACCTCCAACCAGTAGTGGAGAAGACAAGGAGACACAGAAAATATCCTCGATCTCAGAGCTGTTTCAGGTCCATGTCAACTTTCTTCGGGGAAAAGCGCGTCTGCTGCTCGCCAATGCACCTGTCTGTCGACAGGGTGTCAGCTGA
- the epoa gene encoding erythropoietin isoform L1 precursor (isoform L1 precursor is encoded by transcript variant 1), with protein sequence MDSEMQIIRLFALLLMVLEWTRPGLSSPLRPICDLRVLDHFIKEAWDAEAAMRTCKDDCSIATNVTVPLTRVDFEVWEAMNIEEQAQEVQSGLHMLNEAIGSLQISNQTEVLQSHIDASIRNIASIRQVLRSLSIPEYVPPTSSGEDKETQKISSISELFQVHVNFLRGKARLLLANAPVCRQGVS encoded by the exons GACTCTTTGCCTTACTGCTGATGGTGCTGGAGTGGACCCGTCCAGGCCTGTCCTCCCCATTACGCCCCATCTGTGACCTGCGCGTCCTCGACCATTTCATTAAGGAGGCATGGGATGCAGAGGCTGCTATG AGAACTTGTAAGGACGATTGCAGCATTGCAACGAACGTCACTGTTCCTCTGACCAGAGTCGATTTTGAAGTCTGGGAAGCGATGAAT ATAGAGGAGCAAGCTCAGGAGGTCCAGTCAGGCTTACACATGCTGAACGAGGCCATTGGCTCATTACAGATATCTAATCAGACTGAAGTGCTTCAGTCTCACATAGATGCCAGTATTAGAAACATCGCCAGCATCAGACAAGTGCTGCGAAGTCTCAGCATACCG GAATATGTACCTCCAACCAGTAGTGGAGAAGACAAGGAGACACAGAAAATATCCTCGATCTCAGAGCTGTTTCAGGTCCATGTCAACTTTCTTCGGGGAAAAGCGCGTCTGCTGCTCGCCAATGCACCTGTCTGTCGACAGGGTGTCAGCTGA